The stretch of DNA AAATTCAAATTTAACCTTGATTTGTCTGGAGTTAAATTCAGTTCAATTGATGAAATCTTATCAGATAAACGTTTAACTATATTATATGCATCATTATTTGTTGTATGGGTAATTGGTACTGCACTTGCGGTAACTAGAGGTTCAAGATTTATTACTACTCTTGCATTGCCATTTGCTCTTTTAACAGGTATTTTTGTAGGATTTGCTATAGATTATATTAAAAATAAATTAACTGATGACAGGTGGCTATTAGTAATCATCGCTTTGGCAGCATTTTTAACTGCTGTTCCATTGTCTAAGATTAATCTAGTTTGGGGAATAGCAATATTTGCAATAATTGTAGCTGCAGGTGCTGTTACAACTTATGTTCTCAAATCCAATTCAGCATCCAGTAAAAATATTCCAATTAAAAAGTATGTTGCCGTTATAGCGATTGTACTTGCATTGACATCACCTGTCGTATGTGGTGCTTACCAAACTTCAGAATATGTTGTTCCGGGTACAAGCGACCCGATGTGGAATTCAATGCAATGGATTAATGAAACTCAGAGCGACGATACTGTAATCACATCCTGGTGGGACTTCGGTTACCTCTTTGAGATTGCTGCTGATAAACAAGTAACATTCGATGGGGGTTCTCAGTCAGGTGACCGTGCGTTCTGGTTAGGTCAGGCGATGACTACCGACAATCTGGAATTGTCTGCAGGTATTTTCAGAATGCTTGATACATCAGGAGATAAGGCTGTTGATGCTTTAGTAAACATTACCAATGATACTGGTAAATCAACAGATATCCTTATTGATATTTTACCGAAAACATCTTCCGATGCTCAAAAAACATTGGTAAACAAATATCACTTGTCAAGTAGCCAAGCTAAAGATGTAATTCAATACACTCACCCTTCAAATCCACGTCCGGTAATATTTGTAGCATCTTCAGATATGCTTCAAAAAGCAGGTTGGTGGACCTACTTCGGTGAATGGGACTTTGAAAAACAAGATTCCACAAACTACAATTATCATATTCCAACAGAACAGCTAGAAGTTAAACCAGGACAGTCCGGTAAGTTAGCATTGTATAAAGAACAAGGAACAACCATTAATGCAATCGTTGAAAGAGGCACTGGTAATAATACTACTACTGCACACACCGAAGCGGTTTATACAGAAACCGGAAAACAGATTATGATAAACGATACCCCATATAACCCATTAAACATATCTAATCTCATGGTTGTTGAAGATGGGCGTTTAATGAAAAACGAATCTGTTGGTGATGTAAAAGATGCAAATTACACTATGTTCTTGATTGGCCAAGATAATATGTACACACCGATATTGATGAGCAATAACTTGACTAATTCAATGTTCACTAGACTATATCTTTTAGGCGGTGCGGGTCAAGAAATATTTGAAAATGTCCATTCAGATAGTGGTGTACTACTGTTTAAAGTAAACTTTGATAAAACTGCAGCTGGCAAAGGTAGTTAGATTAGGTTTTTTCCTAATCTTTCTTTTTTTTATTTTTGTAATATGGTGATTTAATGGGGATAGAAGAGAAAATAAAAGACATTGAGGAAGAGATTCAAAAGACACCATATAATAAAGCTACCTCACACCACATTGGTAAACTCAAAGCAAAATTATCTAAATTAAAAGAGGAATCTTTACAAAGAAGCAGTGGCGGGTCTAAAGGACAAGGTTTCCACGTTAAAAAAAGCGGTGATGCTACTGTAGTGCTTGTAGGATTTCCTTCTGTTGGTAAATCTACTCTCTTAAATGAAATTACCAATGCTGAAAGTAAAGTTGGAGCTTATCAATTTACTACATTAGACATTGTTCCAGGAGTAATGGAACACAAAAATGCAAAAATTCAGGTATTCGATATTCCAGGAATTATTACCGGAGCAAGCAGCGGTAAAGGAAGAGGTAAAGAAATCCTATCTGTAGCCCGAACTGCTGATTTGATTTTAGTTGTTTTGGATACCTTAAATCCACAACATTTGGATGTTATTTTAACTGAATTAAGAAATATTGGTATTAGGCCTAACGAAAGACCTCCTGATGTTACAGTTAACAGAAAAAAACTTGGTGGAGTTAAAGTTTCTTCAACCTGTCCGCTTACTCATTTGGATGAAAAGACAATAAGGTCAATCATTAATGAGTACGGTATGCATAATGCAGATGTGCTTTTCCGTGACGATGTAACTATGGACCAATTTATTGACGTACTCGATAGAAATAAAACATATGTTCCATTGTTGGTTTTATTAAATAAGGTGGATCTTGTCGATGAGGCATACATTGAAGAGCTTAAGAAATACATTCCGGAATTCATTCCAATTTCCGCTGATAAAAAAACAAATATTGAAGAGCTTAAAGATATAATCTTTGATAATCTGGATCTGGTAAGGGTTTATTTAAAACCTCAAGGAAGAAAGGCGGACATGGAAGATCCGTTGGTTATCAAGAAAGGTTCTACCGTAATAGATGCATGCGGCAAACTCCATAGGGAATTTGTTAAAAACTTCAGGCATGCGAAAGTTTGGGGAACATCAGTTAAATTCCCAGGTCAAAAAGTCGGTCCCGACCATGTACTTGAAGATGAAGATGTTTTAAGAATTATTTTGAAAAAATAATTCTTTTTTTTGATTTTTATGAGCCAAGCTATTTTTATAACAGGAACTCCTTGTACAGGAAAGACAACTGTCAGTGAAGTTTTATCTTCAAAATTAAACTGTAAATTAATTAAAATCAATGATTTGGCAATTGATAATGATTTTGTTTTAGGTATTGACGATGTCAAAGGATATAAAGTCATTGATATTGATGCATTAAACGAAAAGGTTTCAGACATTATTTCAAAAAGCAATGAATTAACTATTTTTGAAGGGCATTTAGCGCATTTGTGCTCTGGAGCAGATAAAGTAATTGTCTTAAGGGTGCATCCTGATATTCTACGTGAAAGACTCGAAGCACGCAATTATTCCGAGTCAAAAATCCGTGAAAACCTTGAAGCTGAAGCAATGGGCGTTTGTACTGCAGAAGCTTTTGAGGAGTACGGCGATAAGATTTCTGAAATTGATGTCAGCGAATTGTCCATTGAAGAGATCGTCAATGTTATTTCAGATATAATCAACGGAAAAGTTGAGTTTCCCGTCGGTGAAGTCGATTTCATGGAATGGCTGATTTCAAATGCCTAGTTTTTTTACATCAATTTTTTACACTTAAAACAATTTTCTTAAATCGCCCCAATTTTTATAAATCACTATAATTTTTATTATTTTTATCAATACGTACTTGTGCTTTTTTGTAGTTTAAAAATATTTAAATATAATTTGTTTCATATATTTATTTGACTTTTCTAGCTAGTTTAGTTCAAAAGTGTTTGTGTATTTAAATATTTAATAGCTTTTGAACAATAAAACTTTGATAAGGTTGTGATATTATCGTTAAAATAAGTTTTGATATTGATGATAATCTATTAAATGGTTTAAAAATGCAAGCATCGAAAAATAAATCTCAAAAAGAAGATTTGATTAAAAAATATATCATAAATGGCTTAAATTATGAAAATGGGGTCGATAATATGCAGTCAGTAAATATACCTGATGAGATAATGTTAAAGATGAATGATAGATGTAGAAAAATCCATTGTAATCCTGAAAAACTGATACATGCAATACTTTTTGATTATTTGAGAACTGTTGAGAGAATTCCCAGCACAATTGATTGTCAAAAACTTTATAGCATGCTTGAACATGACAATCCGGATGGTGATGATATTTTAGAAAAACTTAGCCGTTTGGGAGATGTCGGTTGGGAATAATATTCATTAAACACCACAGGGAGTTGAATCATGATTTTCTTAGATACTTCTTATATTATTGGATTAATTATTAAAAACGACCGTTACTGTAATATTTCTAATGATATTAAATCAAATTTGAAAAATGAAGCTAAAATAACTAATATAACTGTTTTAATTGAGGTATTAAATAGTTTGAATAAGTATAATTTTCATGGTGATGTTGGAGAGTTAGTAAAATATTTATTGAGTTGTAACATTTTTCATTTTTTAACTTTTGATGATTATCAAATAGCAATTAATTTGTTCAAATATTATGATGGTGGTATCAATTTTTCAGATTGTACCATTTTAGAATCAATGCAGAAACATGGAATTACAAGAATTGCATCTTTTGATTCGGATTTTGACAAAATCAGAGGCATACAAAGAATTGGAGGGGTTTAAGGTTAATTTATTTTTTTTCGTATGAATTTATTTTTAATTTAAAAATCCTATAAATCCATAACCTTTATAAATAGTGATAAACATAATTATTCTTAATATTCATATTAACCTAAGGTTAAAATTTTTAACTATGGTTTTTGTTTTAAATTGCGCAAATCATTTTAATCCAATCATGAATATTATATCCTACATAAAGGAGGATATTTTTGAGTAGAGGAAAACGACCAAAGTGGATGATTAATATTGCGATTGAAAGAATGAATATTCTTTTTGAACGTGCTGAGATGGAATTCATCACCCATCCCGAACGATCTCATCGCTATGCAGAGCTTGCTTTGAAATTATCTACTAAATACAATACCAAAGTCCCCGAAGAATGGTCAAGAAGGTATTGTAAGAAATGTGGGAAGTTCCTTTACCCTGGTCATAATTGCACCGTCCGGCTAGTTAACTCGGAAGTTAACATTTTATGTGGTGAATGTGGCCATGTAATGAAGATTCCTTATCATAAGGAAAAGAAAAATAAAAGGAGAGCTAAATATGAGTCAATCAAAAAAAGAAATGATGAATAGAGCTCTTTCCGCTATGACAATTAACATTGGTAAAAACGGCGTTAATGAAAATGTTATTGAAGAAATCAAACGCCAACTTGAAGCTAATGAAATTGTTAAACTTAAATTTGCAAAAAATATCGCTAGAGATAAAGATAAATATATAGATGACATTGTCACTCAAACAAAATCAAAACTTATCGATGTTAGAGGACATGTTGCTGTTATTTATAAGAAAAAGCCTTAAACATTATAAATTTAGAGTTACAGGCCCTATTTTTTTAGGTCTTAAATTTACAGTGGATTAAGCTACAATTATTTAATAAAATATTGGAGAATTAATATGACTACTGTATTTGATGTACCTGCAGATTTATTAATTAAAAAAGTCGCAGAAGAATTTAAAAACAATGATAAGATCAATTCCCCTGCATGGTCCAATTTTGTTAAAACTGGTGTTCACAAAGAAAGAAAACCAGAAAATGCTGATTGGTGGTTTATAAGGACTGCTTCTATTATCAGAAGAGTTTACATCGATGGTCCTGTAGGAGTTATGAGTTTAAGAACTTTTTACGGTGGTAAAAAAGACCGTGGTGTACGTCCTGAAGTATTTAGAAAAGGTAGCGGATCTATTGTCAGAACTGCTTTACACCAACTCGAAGATGCAGGATATGTGGAAAAAGTTGAAGGTGGAAGAGTTGTTACTCCAGCAGGAAGATCATTCTTAGATAAAATGTCTGGTGAAATCATTAAAGACATTCCTGATCTTGAAAAATTCGATAATCAAAGTGGATCTAGTGATGATTCCCGTCCTCATTTGCTTGATAAATTAACTTCAGCTATAAATGAAAATTCCAAAATTGAAGATTCAGATAAAGAAGAATTAATCGGAGTCATTTCAAAAATCGATGCTGAACGTGAACATTTATCAAAAGCATTCAACGAATTTAAGGATGAAATTGAAAGTAAACATTCAAAATCCGTAGATGAATCATTCGCTTCATTACACAAAGAAGATTTAAGTGCTGCTGTAGACTCACTAGTAAAATCATTAAGGAGAAAACATTAAATAATATTTTTAACAGGATTATTAGGGAGAGTTTGATATGAGCGAGTTAGATGAAATTCGTCAAAAAAGAATGGCTGAATTACAGGCTCAGCAAGCTGCTATGCAAAACCAAGCTCAACAACAAGCTATGGCACAAGCACAACAGCAAGAGGCTCAGGCACAATTTGAAGCTCAGAAAAAACAAATCTTAGTTCAAATTATGACTCCTGAAGCTCGTAATAGATTAGCTAATCTTAAACTAACAAAACCTGAACTTGTTAATCAAATTGAACTTCAATTGATTCAATCTGCTCAAGCAGGTAGTTTAAGAGGTAAAGTAACTGATGAACAGCTCAAAGTATTGTTAAGACAAATAGCTGGTCAGAAAAGAGAAATTAAAATTACAAGGAAATAATGTCAATGAAAGCTGGCGTATTATATAGTGGAGGCAAAGATTCATCTTTTGTGGCAGTAATGCTTAAAAGATTAGGCCTTGACGTTGAATTATGTACCGCAAACTTTGGTGTTTATGATTCCTATATTCCAGCCGGCAAATCTGCTGAAGCATTAGGCTTTAAACATAATGTCTTAAAAATGGATTATGACATTCTAGACAAGACATGCGAGATGATTATGGATGACGGATTTCCAAACGATGGAATCAAATTCATTCATGCGCAGACTGTTGAAAAAATAGCAGATGATTATGATATTATTGCAGATGGGACAAGAAGAGATGACAGAACTCCAAAATTAACAGTCAATCAAATAAGAAGTCTTGAAGATAGGAAAGATGTTCAATACATCAACCTTGACAGTTTCGGACACAAGTCCGTCAAACTAATAACTTCAAATCTATTTGAAATCTCACATGAAAAATCAAATAAGGACAACAGTTCTGATTTTGAGGTTGAAATAAGGACTTTGATTGATGAAAAGGGAGGAAACTCATTGGATATATTCCCGGAACATTATCAAACTCGTGTTATTGGATATAAAAAATAATTATTATATGTATTACAGGTGAGAAAATGAGTAGAAATAAACCATTAGCTAAAAAATTAAGAATGGCAAAAGCAAACAAACAAAATAGGAGAATTCCAATCTGGGCTTATGCTAAAACTAATCGTAAACTTAGATACAGACCAAAACCTAGACATTGGAGAAGAAACAGTCTTAAATTATAATGAGGGGTTATTATGGAAAGAGTTTACACAATTCCACTTAGAAATGTAAAAGATATCAAAAGGACCATTAGAGCTCCTAGAGCTATCAGAGAAATAAGAAACTTCTTAACCAAACACATGAAAGCTGAAGAAGTTAAAATTGATGAATCTATCAATCATGCTATCTGGGAAAGAGGTATCCAAAAAATACCTTCCAAAATTACCGTAAAAGCAGTTAAAGATGAAGATGGTGTTGTTACAGCTACTTTAGCAGAATAGCTTTGATACCATACCAAAAATTGAGTAATGTGAGGTAACAATATGTTAAAAAGAGTAGATATTGTAGGAAATCCAAATTTAGGAGTATTTATTCTAGCAACAGATGATTTAGCTATTGTTCCTTATAACCTTATTGATGAAAAGGTGGAAATTATTAAGGAAACATTAGAAGTTGACGCTGTTAAATCTTCTATTTCTGGAAGCAGCCTTATTGGATCTTTAGCTGTAGCTAATTCAAATGGTTTAGTTGTTTCCCCACATGTTTTAGATAGAGAAATTAAACAGTTTGAAGATTTAGGTTTAAATGTAGCTACTGTTCCAGGTCGTTACACTGCATTAGGAAATATCATTGCAGCCAACGACAATGGAGCTATTGTCAGCCCATTTTTATCTGAAGATGCAATCAACATTATTGAAGAGACTTTAGACGTAAATGTCAAAGCAACTTCCATGATTGGAAGCGACATTATTGGTTCTTTAATCCAAGTTACAAATAAAGGATTTTTAATAAGTTCAAAAGCTGTTCAATCTGAAGTTAGACTTGCTCAAGAAGTATTTGGTGTAGAAGGGGATATCGGTACTGTTGGAAAAGGAATTCCTTTAGTTGGTGCTTGTTCCATTGCTAATTCAAATGGTGCAATCGTTGCTAAAGATAGTACTGGTCCTGAAATGGCTAGAGTTGAAGAAGCATTAGGCTTTTTAGATGATGATTTTTAATTAATATATCATGAGGGATTTTATATGATAACAAAAATTTACAGAGTTAAAGGTACTTTTGTAATGGGCGATGAATATCATAAATTTACTAAAGAATACAAAGCTACTTGTGAAGCTGAAATCGAAGAGAAAATCTACGAACGTTTCGGAAGTAAACATGGTATTAACAGGAACCAAATTTCTATCGAAGAAATCGAAGAAATCGCTCCTGAAGATGTTCTTGACCCAATCGTAAAAGAAATTTTATAAACACGTCGAGGGTGTTAATATGGAAGATCAACAAAGATTAAACAGTCTTCTTAATGAAATCAATGCATACAGACAACAAGCAGAATTAATCCAACAACAAATTGAATTAATCCAAGCTTCCATTGCTGAAGTTGATGCATTATCCAACACTTTAGATGATATCGAAGGTCAAGAATCTGTTGAAGCTTTTGTACCTGTAGGTGCTGGTTCTTTTATTAAAGGAGAACTTAAAAGTACTGATGAGATTATTGTAAGTATTGGTGCAGGCCTTGCCGTTAAGAAAGATGCTGACGGTGCTCGTGAAATAATCGCTGGACAAAAAGAGGACTTGAAAGATAGCTTAGATAAAATGTTAGCTAACTTACAACAATGCAGTGATATTGTTGGAAGTCTTCAAGCTCAAGCTGAACAAATCGCGGCAGCAGCACAAGGCAATATAACCCAAATGTAGAAATACTTTACAATTCTTATCTTTTTTTATTTTTTTTATTTTTAAATAGTTATTTTCATGTTTGGACTGTAACAAAAAATTGTATTAAATTGCATTTTTTAGCTCTTTTTTAAATAATATGAAAAATATAGATATACATAATTAAATTTTTAAACTAACTAAAAGGTTGGATTAATTTTGTTCGAATCATTGAAAAAGAAATTTTCACGTACAAGTGAAAAGTTGGAAGAGGAGCTTATTGAAGAAGCAGAAAAAGAAAACAATCTTCAAGAGGAATCTGGTAAAAGATTTTCATTTTTCTCATTCGGGAGGAAAAAAGAAGATGTTGAAGAAGATGAATCTAATCTACTTCCTGAAGCTGATGACGAAGAGGTCGATGAAGAAATTGAAGAAAGCATAGGCACTGAAACAGAAGAAGCTGAAGAAAAAGTCGAAGAGAAGAAATCTCGCTTCTGGAGTCGCAGCAAGGATAAATCTGATGAGGAAGAAGAGGAAGATGATGAAGATTTAGATGATGATGAAGAAGAAGAGGTTGTTGAAGAGAAGAAATCTCGCTTCTGGAGTCGCAGCAAGGATAAATCTGATGAGGAAGAAGAGGAAGATGATGAAGATTTAGATGATGATGAAGAAGAAGAGGTTGTTGAAGAGAAGAAATCTCATTTCTGGAGTCGCAGCAAGGATAAATCTGATGAAGATGAAGATGAAGATGAAGATGAAGAGGAAAAAGAGGAAAAATCTCATTTCTGGTCTAGATCTAAAAAAGAATCTGCTGACGGCGAAGCCAGTGGAGGAATTTTCTCATTCGTAACAGAAAAAACCATTTCAGAAAAACATGTTGAAGATATATTATTCGAACTTGAAATGGAACTCCTTCAAGGAGATGTTGCAATGGAAGTTGCAACCGAAGTTGTTGAGAATGTAAAAGAAAACCTCGTCGGTAAAAAAATCAAAAGAAGCAATGATATCACAGAATACACATTCTATGCATTGAGAGATGCAGTAGCTGAAATCATTGATATTCCAGGAAAATCAATGACTGAAATGATTGAAGAGAAAAAGGCCGCCGGCGAACCTCTTGTTGTAATGTTTGTTGGAATCAACGGTACCGGTAAAACAACAACCATCGGTAAATTAGCTAATTACTATCTTAAAAAAGGTTACACTCCTGTAATTGCCGCTTCAGATACTTTCAGGGCAGGAGCTATTGAACAGGTTACCTATCACGCTGATAATGTTGGAGTTAAAATCATTAAACACCAAAAAGGTTCAGATCCTGCGGCTGTTGCATATGACGCTGTGGAACATGCAAAAGCTCAAGGAAAAGAGTTAGTTTTAATTGATACTGCAGGTAGAATGCAGACTAATACCAATCTTATGGATGAAATGAAAAAGATTAAGAGAGTTTCAAAACCTGATTTAGTCATATTTGTAGGTGATGCATTAACAGGTAATGATGCAACCGAACAGGCTAAAAAATTCAATGAAGCTATTGATATTGACGGTGTAATTTTAACTAAAGCTGATGCAGACAGTAAAGGCGGTGCATCACTTTCAATTGGTTATGTAATTAAAAAACCAATCATGTTTTTAGGTGTAGGCCAAGGATATGATGATATTAAAGAATATGATGCTGAATGGATGTTGAATCAACTATTCAGTGATGTGGATGAAGAGGAATTGGCAGCTGTGGAGGATTAGGTCATGAAACTTAAGCATATTTTACTCATAATTCTATTAATTCTGCTTGTAGTTGCTACAGGAGCTACATTAATCGGTGAATTTAAAGAGATGGTCACTGAACCTAAGGGAAATGCTTCTGTTGTAGTTACAGGTGATGTTATGTTTGCTCGAAATATGCCTGCGGTTTTAGACTTTGATTCCAGTCCATTTAGAGGAGTGACTGATGTAGTTTCAACTGCAGATTTATTGCTGATTAACTTTGAAAATGCGGCCACATCATCGGAAGATGCTGTGAAGGGTGATGTTCCTTTAAAATGCGACCCAAGTTATGTTCCATTAGCCAAAGCCAATAATAATACTGTTGCAGCTCTGGCAAATAATCATGCATGTGATTATGGAATTTCAGGTATGAGAGACACTATTTCCAATCTGAAAGATGCCGGAATAACTCCAATGGGTGCCGGTGAAACAGAAGCAGATGCTCACAAAGCATACACTGAAGTAATCAACGGAAGAAAAATAACTGTATTGAATTATATGGATTCAAATGATTTTTCCGAATATAGCTATGATGTCATGCCTTATGCTAACGGCTCTTCACCGGGATATTCCGCATACAGTTCCCAGGATGCACAAAAACAAATTTCTGAACATAATGATTCGGATTTAATTGTGGCATATTTACATTTCGGAAACGAATATTCCCACTCTCCAAATGAAGATCAAGTTAAGATGGCACATGAATTAATCGATTATGGGGCAGATGTGGTTATTGGTTCCCATCCTCATGTAACTCAAGGAATTGAGATGTATAAGGACAGACCAATATTTTACAGTTTAGGA from Methanobrevibacter sp. YE315 encodes:
- the rpl18a gene encoding 50S ribosomal protein L18Ae; translation: MITKIYRVKGTFVMGDEYHKFTKEYKATCEAEIEEKIYERFGSKHGINRNQISIEEIEEIAPEDVLDPIVKEIL
- a CDS encoding 50S ribosomal protein L31e, translating into MERVYTIPLRNVKDIKRTIRAPRAIREIRNFLTKHMKAEEVKIDESINHAIWERGIQKIPSKITVKAVKDEDGVVTATLAE
- a CDS encoding CapA family protein, which encodes MKLKHILLIILLILLVVATGATLIGEFKEMVTEPKGNASVVVTGDVMFARNMPAVLDFDSSPFRGVTDVVSTADLLLINFENAATSSEDAVKGDVPLKCDPSYVPLAKANNNTVAALANNHACDYGISGMRDTISNLKDAGITPMGAGETEADAHKAYTEVINGRKITVLNYMDSNDFSEYSYDVMPYANGSSPGYSAYSSQDAQKQISEHNDSDLIVAYLHFGNEYSHSPNEDQVKMAHELIDYGADVVIGSHPHVTQGIEMYKDRPIFYSLGNFIFDQSNEDTHTAYFVQLNLVNDTCNCNVYPIHISNYLPIHMGTEDGYNLLSGLTPNCEELDITNGVGRLNFTLSDK
- the pfdA gene encoding prefoldin subunit alpha — encoded protein: MEDQQRLNSLLNEINAYRQQAELIQQQIELIQASIAEVDALSNTLDDIEGQESVEAFVPVGAGSFIKGELKSTDEIIVSIGAGLAVKKDADGAREIIAGQKEDLKDSLDKMLANLQQCSDIVGSLQAQAEQIAAAAQGNITQM
- a CDS encoding translation initiation factor IF-6, with amino-acid sequence MLKRVDIVGNPNLGVFILATDDLAIVPYNLIDEKVEIIKETLEVDAVKSSISGSSLIGSLAVANSNGLVVSPHVLDREIKQFEDLGLNVATVPGRYTALGNIIAANDNGAIVSPFLSEDAINIIEETLDVNVKATSMIGSDIIGSLIQVTNKGFLISSKAVQSEVRLAQEVFGVEGDIGTVGKGIPLVGACSIANSNGAIVAKDSTGPEMARVEEALGFLDDDF
- a CDS encoding GTP-binding protein is translated as MGIEEKIKDIEEEIQKTPYNKATSHHIGKLKAKLSKLKEESLQRSSGGSKGQGFHVKKSGDATVVLVGFPSVGKSTLLNEITNAESKVGAYQFTTLDIVPGVMEHKNAKIQVFDIPGIITGASSGKGRGKEILSVARTADLILVVLDTLNPQHLDVILTELRNIGIRPNERPPDVTVNRKKLGGVKVSSTCPLTHLDEKTIRSIINEYGMHNADVLFRDDVTMDQFIDVLDRNKTYVPLLVLLNKVDLVDEAYIEELKKYIPEFIPISADKKTNIEELKDIIFDNLDLVRVYLKPQGRKADMEDPLVIKKGSTVIDACGKLHREFVKNFRHAKVWGTSVKFPGQKVGPDHVLEDEDVLRIILKK
- a CDS encoding adenylate kinase family protein gives rise to the protein MSQAIFITGTPCTGKTTVSEVLSSKLNCKLIKINDLAIDNDFVLGIDDVKGYKVIDIDALNEKVSDIISKSNELTIFEGHLAHLCSGADKVIVLRVHPDILRERLEARNYSESKIRENLEAEAMGVCTAEAFEEYGDKISEIDVSELSIEEIVNVISDIINGKVEFPVGEVDFMEWLISNA
- a CDS encoding STT3 domain-containing protein, whose product is MNKETAMTITKSVIIILILLAVVFAIKMPAADLNAIPDDAKGYYTDSSGLPYFSEMDSYYNLRLTEDYVDHGFVGDKMINGSEWDMHRLAPDGMEVNYELGIVQVTSFLHDMANKYLGNYSVKEVAFWTGAIISTFAVIPAYIFSRRLTNDYGAIVATLLIVLAPNYFAHTFPGFFDTDMFYYIWALFFIFFFVESIRSENIVFKILFAILSIVSVGLFSQSWTGYIFYVGLMGVFSIVYLIACYFFNVGEDSPNEYSSKLQWFVHQIDLKSIIILGVIGFAGLAIFKGLSGVTGIFGSLLSLLSLQSASRVVSGFPNVLVSVAEMQIPSMLGKGMESMFLANTNGAVNGIGGMAVLLAGLSVLYTFVSKALKFRPEKRDSTSSSSKKPHKSKRESSSKKLDDKFKFNLDLSGVKFSSIDEILSDKRLTILYASLFVVWVIGTALAVTRGSRFITTLALPFALLTGIFVGFAIDYIKNKLTDDRWLLVIIALAAFLTAVPLSKINLVWGIAIFAIIVAAGAVTTYVLKSNSASSKNIPIKKYVAVIAIVLALTSPVVCGAYQTSEYVVPGTSDPMWNSMQWINETQSDDTVITSWWDFGYLFEIAADKQVTFDGGSQSGDRAFWLGQAMTTDNLELSAGIFRMLDTSGDKAVDALVNITNDTGKSTDILIDILPKTSSDAQKTLVNKYHLSSSQAKDVIQYTHPSNPRPVIFVASSDMLQKAGWWTYFGEWDFEKQDSTNYNYHIPTEQLEVKPGQSGKLALYKEQGTTINAIVERGTGNNTTTAHTEAVYTETGKQIMINDTPYNPLNISNLMVVEDGRLMKNESVGDVKDANYTMFLIGQDNMYTPILMSNNLTNSMFTRLYLLGGAGQEIFENVHSDSGVLLFKVNFDKTAAGKGS
- a CDS encoding type II toxin-antitoxin system VapC family toxin produces the protein MIFLDTSYIIGLIIKNDRYCNISNDIKSNLKNEAKITNITVLIEVLNSLNKYNFHGDVGELVKYLLSCNIFHFLTFDDYQIAINLFKYYDGGINFSDCTILESMQKHGITRIASFDSDFDKIRGIQRIGGV
- a CDS encoding DNA-binding protein, with the protein product MSELDEIRQKRMAELQAQQAAMQNQAQQQAMAQAQQQEAQAQFEAQKKQILVQIMTPEARNRLANLKLTKPELVNQIELQLIQSAQAGSLRGKVTDEQLKVLLRQIAGQKREIKITRK
- a CDS encoding YhbY family RNA-binding protein — protein: MSQSKKEMMNRALSAMTINIGKNGVNENVIEEIKRQLEANEIVKLKFAKNIARDKDKYIDDIVTQTKSKLIDVRGHVAVIYKKKP
- a CDS encoding 50S ribosomal protein L39e translates to MSRNKPLAKKLRMAKANKQNRRIPIWAYAKTNRKLRYRPKPRHWRRNSLKL
- the ftsY gene encoding signal recognition particle-docking protein FtsY — its product is MFESLKKKFSRTSEKLEEELIEEAEKENNLQEESGKRFSFFSFGRKKEDVEEDESNLLPEADDEEVDEEIEESIGTETEEAEEKVEEKKSRFWSRSKDKSDEEEEEDDEDLDDDEEEEVVEEKKSRFWSRSKDKSDEEEEEDDEDLDDDEEEEVVEEKKSHFWSRSKDKSDEDEDEDEDEEEKEEKSHFWSRSKKESADGEASGGIFSFVTEKTISEKHVEDILFELEMELLQGDVAMEVATEVVENVKENLVGKKIKRSNDITEYTFYALRDAVAEIIDIPGKSMTEMIEEKKAAGEPLVVMFVGINGTGKTTTIGKLANYYLKKGYTPVIAASDTFRAGAIEQVTYHADNVGVKIIKHQKGSDPAAVAYDAVEHAKAQGKELVLIDTAGRMQTNTNLMDEMKKIKRVSKPDLVIFVGDALTGNDATEQAKKFNEAIDIDGVILTKADADSKGGASLSIGYVIKKPIMFLGVGQGYDDIKEYDAEWMLNQLFSDVDEEELAAVED
- a CDS encoding ribonuclease P protein component 4, which produces MSRGKRPKWMINIAIERMNILFERAEMEFITHPERSHRYAELALKLSTKYNTKVPEEWSRRYCKKCGKFLYPGHNCTVRLVNSEVNILCGECGHVMKIPYHKEKKNKRRAKYESIKKRNDE